One segment of Pontibacter akesuensis DNA contains the following:
- a CDS encoding GumC family protein codes for MKKKKNEHEIDLKSWFFKFKTKWYLFAISATLALAAAYVYVKTSPRIYAFQSTLLLGDQQTGSKKAQELLEVLDVQSRGIKVEDEVSLLQSAEMVKQALRNLDFTVSYYKVTDHWLNNISELVVEEQYETAPYEVDLDTTSNQLVDVPIYVRPIDEQTYEIRMEAENVPLYDFGTHATVESLPVVKMTKRLKYGEAYKDKYMSFTLNRNKEEDLARGREYYFVINSLNSQVKQQQAALEVAPWDREARVLVFKSQGTIPDKQVAFLNTLMAEYVANDLKEKNQNGLKTLEFIDGQLATLSDSLRQSKQQLSAFRSNNRIANINVQSNISYEKLSQLEAEKAKLTTDRSYYANILDQVQNGNGIAQSVSPTVSGIQSPLLNNLFLQLAELNQQKAGYQENATQDNPIFRKLDGQIASTRSAIEANIQNLIQSSDISIKNLDRRIAEIEATLASLPENERKLMDLQSESQFIDKKYDFLLEKRSEAAIALATNATDKKIVDHASMVGNGPVNKKPKMIYLLALMIGLAIPAGFIVLMNSADTTVQGKEDLGNITNIPFLGVVAHGTRKDKLAVLNNQRSAIAESFRSIRINLQYLMADNSFKVIGVTSSISGEGKTFCSVNLSSEMALSGKRVVLIESDMRKPTFSKYFPVSETSGLSSYLTQGQPLDEIIQKSPVENLDIIPCGFIPENALHLLESPKMQELVNELKERYDFVVIDTPPIGFVSEYFVLMRHMDVNLYVVKHKYTDRNLLTQINELHASRKVKNLYMIINDVNYNKTYEYGYKRKAHYYYA; via the coding sequence ATGAAGAAGAAGAAGAATGAGCATGAGATAGACTTGAAGAGCTGGTTCTTCAAGTTTAAGACCAAGTGGTACCTGTTTGCGATAAGTGCCACACTGGCCCTGGCGGCAGCCTACGTTTACGTTAAAACTTCCCCACGCATATACGCTTTCCAATCCACTTTACTTCTCGGCGATCAGCAAACCGGCTCCAAGAAAGCGCAGGAGTTGCTGGAGGTGCTTGATGTACAGAGCAGAGGCATCAAAGTAGAGGATGAGGTAAGCTTGCTGCAGTCCGCCGAAATGGTGAAGCAGGCGCTGCGAAACCTGGATTTTACGGTATCATACTATAAAGTAACAGACCACTGGCTCAACAACATATCAGAGCTGGTAGTGGAGGAGCAGTATGAAACGGCTCCTTACGAAGTAGACCTCGACACCACCTCCAACCAACTGGTGGATGTGCCTATCTATGTGCGCCCAATCGACGAGCAGACGTACGAAATCCGTATGGAGGCCGAGAATGTGCCGCTTTATGATTTTGGCACACATGCTACCGTGGAGTCGCTGCCTGTGGTTAAAATGACCAAGCGGCTGAAGTATGGCGAAGCCTACAAGGACAAGTACATGAGCTTTACCCTGAACCGCAACAAAGAAGAGGACCTGGCGCGGGGCAGAGAATATTACTTTGTGATCAACAGCCTTAACAGTCAGGTAAAGCAGCAACAGGCTGCCCTGGAAGTGGCCCCCTGGGATCGTGAAGCACGCGTACTGGTATTTAAAAGCCAAGGAACCATTCCTGACAAGCAGGTGGCTTTCCTGAACACGCTAATGGCCGAATACGTGGCCAACGACCTGAAGGAGAAGAACCAGAACGGCTTAAAAACACTGGAGTTTATTGACGGTCAGCTGGCTACCTTGTCAGACTCGCTGCGCCAAAGCAAGCAGCAGTTGTCGGCTTTCCGCTCAAACAACCGTATTGCCAACATCAATGTGCAGTCTAACATCAGCTACGAAAAGCTTTCGCAGCTGGAGGCAGAGAAGGCTAAGCTCACCACCGACCGCTCCTACTATGCCAACATACTGGACCAGGTGCAGAACGGAAACGGTATTGCCCAGTCCGTCTCCCCTACTGTCTCCGGTATTCAGAGCCCGCTGCTGAACAACCTGTTTTTGCAGCTGGCGGAGCTGAACCAGCAGAAGGCCGGCTACCAGGAAAACGCCACCCAGGACAACCCGATTTTCAGGAAACTGGATGGCCAGATTGCCAGCACCCGCAGTGCTATTGAAGCCAACATACAGAACCTGATACAATCATCCGACATCTCCATCAAGAACCTGGATCGCCGTATCGCTGAGATCGAAGCGACACTAGCTTCGCTTCCGGAGAATGAGCGCAAGTTGATGGACCTGCAGAGCGAGTCGCAGTTTATTGACAAGAAGTATGACTTCCTGCTGGAGAAGCGCTCTGAAGCAGCCATAGCGCTTGCCACCAACGCCACCGATAAGAAGATTGTGGACCATGCCTCTATGGTAGGAAACGGGCCGGTGAACAAGAAGCCGAAAATGATCTACCTGTTGGCGCTTATGATTGGTTTGGCCATACCAGCGGGTTTCATTGTGCTGATGAACAGCGCAGATACTACCGTACAGGGCAAAGAAGACCTTGGCAACATCACCAACATCCCGTTTTTGGGAGTGGTGGCGCATGGCACCAGAAAAGATAAGCTGGCGGTGCTTAACAACCAACGCTCCGCTATTGCTGAATCCTTCAGGTCTATCCGCATTAACCTGCAGTACCTGATGGCCGACAACAGCTTTAAGGTGATTGGGGTTACCTCTTCTATCTCCGGCGAAGGCAAAACTTTCTGCTCGGTGAACCTCAGCTCCGAAATGGCTTTATCAGGCAAGCGCGTGGTATTGATCGAGTCGGATATGCGCAAGCCAACTTTCAGCAAATACTTCCCTGTGTCCGAGACCAGCGGCTTGTCATCTTATTTGACACAAGGACAGCCACTTGACGAGATTATACAGAAGTCGCCTGTGGAGAACCTGGATATTATTCCGTGCGGGTTTATACCTGAAAACGCGCTGCATTTGCTGGAATCGCCAAAAATGCAGGAGTTGGTGAACGAACTAAAGGAGCGGTATGATTTCGTCGTGATCGATACACCCCCAATCGGCTTCGTGTCTGAATACTTCGTGCTGATGCGCCACATGGATGTGAACCTGTATGTAGTGAAACATAAGTATACCGACCGCAACCTGCTGACTCAGATCAACGAGTTGCATGCCTCCAGAAAGGTAAAGAACCTCTATATGATCATCAACGATGTGAATTACAACAAGACCTACGAGTATGGCTACAAACGCAAGGCGCATTACTACTATGCCTGA
- a CDS encoding polysaccharide biosynthesis/export family protein: MRNTVYFLLFLLFATSCVTKKELVYLQGERLNRNTPTDFQSNFTAYKLQPNDVLSVKVLSIDPEMSSMFNIINPNSAFGVSDPGSMYMSGYTIDTEGNINLPVIGKVKVLGLTPTQAQELIQTNLNRYITDATVVSKLISFKISVLGDVKNPGHFYIYNERANLLEGLSMAGDLTQGANRDNVKLIRQKGENSQIILLDLKDPNLVQSPYYYLMPNDVIYVEPRQTQLKRDNLIVLTTILGLISTGSLLYNVFK; the protein is encoded by the coding sequence ATGAGAAATACAGTCTATTTTCTCCTGTTCCTGCTGTTCGCAACATCCTGCGTCACTAAAAAGGAGTTAGTATACCTGCAGGGCGAGCGCCTCAACAGGAACACTCCCACCGATTTTCAGTCCAATTTCACGGCTTACAAACTGCAGCCAAACGATGTGCTGTCGGTAAAGGTGCTGAGCATCGATCCGGAAATGTCGAGCATGTTCAACATCATCAATCCTAACAGCGCCTTCGGGGTGTCTGATCCGGGTAGCATGTACATGAGCGGCTATACCATTGATACGGAAGGCAACATTAACCTGCCGGTGATTGGGAAGGTGAAGGTGCTCGGACTGACGCCTACCCAGGCCCAGGAACTGATCCAGACAAACCTGAACCGCTACATTACTGACGCCACCGTTGTCTCGAAGCTCATCAGCTTTAAGATCAGCGTATTGGGCGATGTTAAAAATCCTGGCCACTTCTATATTTACAACGAGCGGGCTAACCTGCTCGAGGGGTTAAGTATGGCCGGCGACCTGACCCAGGGTGCCAACAGAGACAACGTGAAGCTGATACGCCAGAAGGGCGAGAACTCGCAGATAATATTATTAGACCTCAAGGACCCGAACCTCGTACAATCACCATACTATTACCTGATGCCGAACGACGTGATTTACGTGGAGCCAAGGCAAACCCAGCTTAAGCGCGACAACCTGATCGTGCTCACAACTATCCTGGGCCTTATCTCCACAGGATCCCTGTTATACAATGTGTTTAAGTAG
- a CDS encoding sensor histidine kinase, with product MTLRSKFILFAVLVHGLMVVLAYFVLQQNKYLFLGMELLIICSIFVTFQLYSSFFKPLSLIRAGIESIRDKDFSTKFMAVGQQDLDELVNVYNRMIDQLRRERVAQAEKHFLLDKLIQASPAGIILLGFDNQVESINPAAERFLEKPASELLGKHISQLPSTWAQQLSVLPTGQSTTFRVHGIWTYRCHRAHFMDRGFQHYFVLIEELTEAILQNERQAYEKVIRVMSHEVNNTTGAINSILGSLEFYTPQLQEEHQPDFSHVLQVAIDRNTNLSRFMANFADVVRLPQPRKTLTDLHALLHDLHRLLKPELERRRISMEWLLAAQPLEVDLDRQQMEQALLNILKNAMEAIGEDGTIQLQTQHNPPQVVIKDSGGGIPEEVQQHLFTPFYTSKKTGQGIGLTMVRDILMNHGFTFSLSSNGSAHTSFTIRLH from the coding sequence ATGACGCTGCGGAGTAAGTTCATCCTGTTTGCCGTGCTGGTTCATGGCCTGATGGTGGTGCTGGCGTATTTTGTGCTGCAGCAGAACAAGTACCTATTTCTGGGAATGGAGCTGCTCATTATTTGCTCCATTTTTGTGACATTTCAGCTTTACAGCTCTTTCTTTAAGCCTTTAAGCCTTATCCGCGCCGGAATTGAGTCTATCCGGGATAAGGATTTCTCTACGAAGTTCATGGCAGTGGGCCAGCAGGACCTGGACGAGTTGGTGAACGTGTACAACCGCATGATCGACCAGCTGCGCCGGGAGCGCGTGGCACAGGCAGAAAAGCACTTTCTGCTTGACAAGCTGATACAGGCCTCCCCTGCCGGTATTATACTTTTGGGCTTCGATAACCAGGTGGAAAGTATAAACCCGGCGGCAGAGCGGTTCCTGGAAAAACCCGCCTCAGAGCTTTTGGGCAAGCACATCAGCCAACTGCCCTCTACATGGGCGCAGCAACTGTCGGTGCTGCCTACGGGCCAATCCACCACGTTCCGTGTGCACGGTATCTGGACTTACCGCTGCCACCGCGCCCATTTCATGGACCGCGGCTTCCAGCATTATTTCGTTCTGATAGAGGAACTGACCGAAGCCATACTTCAGAATGAGCGGCAGGCATACGAAAAAGTAATCCGGGTGATGTCGCATGAGGTGAACAACACTACCGGAGCTATCAACTCCATACTTGGCTCATTGGAGTTTTACACGCCGCAACTGCAGGAGGAGCACCAGCCAGATTTCTCGCACGTGCTGCAGGTGGCCATTGACCGCAACACCAACCTAAGCCGCTTCATGGCCAACTTTGCTGACGTGGTGCGCCTGCCTCAGCCCCGCAAAACGCTAACTGACCTGCACGCGCTGCTCCACGACCTGCACCGCCTGCTGAAGCCTGAGCTGGAGCGCCGTCGCATTTCAATGGAGTGGCTGCTGGCTGCGCAGCCTCTTGAGGTGGACCTTGATAGGCAGCAAATGGAGCAGGCACTTCTGAATATTCTTAAAAACGCGATGGAGGCCATCGGTGAGGACGGCACCATTCAGCTGCAGACGCAGCACAACCCGCCGCAGGTGGTGATAAAAGACAGTGGCGGCGGCATACCCGAGGAGGTGCAGCAGCACCTGTTCACACCATTCTATACTTCCAAAAAGACAGGTCAGGGCATCGGTCTCACCATGGTGCGGGACATTCTGATGAACCACGGCTTCACCTTCTCGCTTAGCTCAAACGGCAGCGCCCATACTTCCTTCACCATTAGGCTTCACTAA
- a CDS encoding sigma-54-dependent transcriptional regulator, whose amino-acid sequence MILIVDDDIAIRASLSLLLKQNGFTTKEASTPEEAVGLARQHPLQLVIMDMNYSMDTAGHDGLNLLGKMKGLYPKLPVILITGWGSISLAVEGMRLGAADFITKPWSNEYLLQAVRTALSLSQQVPDSGDALTRNKLDQQYDLGYIVGQDPKLLQVLKRIGQIAPTDASVLIEGESGTGKELIAEAVHRNSLRKAQPFVKVNLGGISSTLFESEMFGHKRGAFTDAKADRMGRFEMANKGTIFLDEIGELDLNSQVKLLRVLQDRTYEVLGDSRSRKLDIRVVCATNKDLAQLVEEGKFREDLYYRINLIKVKLPALREREEDIPLLVKFFVENLKKTYHRPDLQISQKALQWVKELQLPGNIRELKNLVERAVLVAEGDVLEAVDFQAQAQQSPAKPGDKALPAVGTMTLDEIEASMIKKSMDFYHNNISKVARSLGLSRAALYRRLDKFNIPYDAAE is encoded by the coding sequence ATGATCCTGATTGTAGACGACGATATTGCCATCCGCGCCTCCCTAAGTTTGTTGCTGAAGCAGAACGGCTTCACGACGAAAGAGGCTTCCACGCCGGAAGAGGCAGTGGGCCTGGCCCGACAACACCCGTTGCAGCTCGTGATCATGGACATGAATTACTCTATGGATACGGCGGGGCATGACGGTTTGAACCTTCTGGGAAAGATGAAGGGCCTATACCCCAAGCTCCCGGTTATACTTATCACCGGTTGGGGTTCCATCAGCCTCGCCGTAGAGGGCATGCGCCTTGGTGCCGCCGACTTCATCACCAAACCCTGGAGCAATGAGTATTTGCTCCAGGCAGTGCGCACCGCCCTTTCCCTCTCTCAGCAGGTTCCCGACAGTGGCGATGCCCTCACCCGCAATAAGCTGGACCAGCAGTACGACCTGGGTTACATTGTGGGCCAGGACCCAAAGCTACTGCAGGTCCTGAAGCGCATCGGTCAGATAGCTCCGACAGATGCCTCAGTGCTGATAGAAGGAGAGAGTGGAACGGGTAAAGAGCTGATTGCGGAGGCTGTACACCGCAACAGCCTCCGCAAGGCACAGCCCTTTGTGAAAGTGAACCTGGGCGGCATCTCCTCCACCCTTTTCGAGAGCGAAATGTTCGGGCACAAGCGCGGTGCTTTCACCGATGCCAAAGCCGACCGGATGGGCCGTTTCGAGATGGCGAACAAAGGCACCATCTTCCTCGATGAAATTGGCGAACTGGACCTGAACAGCCAGGTAAAACTGCTGCGCGTGCTGCAGGACCGCACCTATGAGGTACTCGGCGACAGCCGCTCCCGCAAACTCGATATCCGCGTGGTGTGCGCCACCAACAAAGACCTGGCGCAGTTGGTGGAGGAAGGCAAGTTCCGTGAAGATTTATACTACAGGATCAACCTGATTAAGGTGAAGCTGCCGGCCCTGCGCGAGCGTGAGGAGGATATTCCGCTGCTGGTAAAGTTCTTTGTCGAGAACCTGAAGAAAACCTACCACCGCCCGGACCTGCAGATCAGCCAGAAGGCGCTGCAGTGGGTAAAAGAGCTGCAGTTGCCTGGTAATATTCGGGAGCTGAAGAACCTGGTGGAGCGCGCGGTGCTGGTGGCTGAGGGAGATGTGCTGGAGGCAGTGGATTTCCAGGCACAGGCACAGCAAAGCCCTGCCAAGCCCGGCGACAAAGCCCTTCCCGCTGTGGGCACCATGACGCTGGACGAGATAGAGGCTTCGATGATCAAGAAATCGATGGATTTCTACCACAACAATATCAGCAAGGTGGCACGCTCGCTGGGCCTTAGCCGTGCCGCCCTCTACCGTCGCCTCGACAAGTTCAACATCCCGTATGACGCTGCGGAGTAA
- a CDS encoding ABC transporter permease: MIRHLFKLIWNRKKSNFLLITEIFFCFLVLFAVLSFIFYNVRNYTKPLGFKHESVWLLTMRPSTDSAALNHQNLEQVIQRVRAFDEVNHASLTTSNAPFAFSRMNTFLSYSKVKELVADEYHVQQDFKDVMQLQVSQGRWFGPQDDATHHVPIVINGKLKQQLFGEEDAVGKVFPKNDTINYQVVGVLDHYRASSEFSAEEPAFFERINLSESNTSFWSELLIRVKPGTGVAFEEKMVREISGISKDWTLEVSTLEKMRQSKSKLTLIPMIALGLVCGFLILNVALGLFGVLWYNISRRNGEIGLRRALGAASTQIYWQFIGEVLVLATFGLLLGVFFAVQFPLLQVFQVESEVYFTALLCAVGIIYLLTALCAFYPSRQAAAILPATALHEE; encoded by the coding sequence ATGATACGCCATCTCTTTAAACTGATCTGGAACCGGAAGAAAAGTAACTTCCTGCTGATCACCGAAATCTTCTTTTGCTTTCTGGTACTGTTTGCAGTGCTAAGCTTCATTTTCTATAACGTGCGCAACTATACCAAACCGCTGGGATTTAAACATGAAAGCGTGTGGCTGCTCACGATGCGCCCCAGTACCGATTCCGCTGCCCTCAATCATCAAAACCTGGAGCAGGTGATACAGCGCGTACGGGCATTCGATGAAGTGAATCATGCCTCCCTCACCACAAGCAATGCTCCTTTTGCCTTTAGCCGGATGAATACTTTCCTATCGTATAGCAAGGTAAAAGAGCTGGTGGCAGACGAATACCATGTGCAGCAAGACTTTAAGGATGTAATGCAACTGCAGGTAAGCCAAGGCCGCTGGTTTGGGCCGCAAGACGATGCCACGCACCACGTGCCGATTGTAATTAACGGCAAACTGAAACAACAACTGTTTGGGGAGGAGGATGCCGTGGGTAAGGTGTTCCCGAAAAATGACACGATTAACTACCAGGTCGTAGGCGTATTAGATCACTACCGGGCCTCCAGCGAATTCTCGGCCGAAGAACCTGCTTTTTTTGAACGTATCAACCTTTCTGAAAGCAACACTTCTTTTTGGAGCGAACTCCTGATCCGGGTGAAGCCAGGCACTGGTGTGGCTTTTGAGGAAAAAATGGTGCGTGAGATTTCCGGTATTTCCAAGGACTGGACATTAGAGGTTTCCACCCTGGAAAAAATGCGACAGAGTAAATCAAAGCTAACCCTGATTCCCATGATCGCACTGGGGCTGGTTTGTGGGTTCCTTATCCTTAATGTAGCGCTGGGGCTTTTCGGTGTGCTCTGGTACAACATCAGCCGCCGAAATGGGGAAATTGGGCTGCGCAGGGCACTTGGCGCAGCCTCAACCCAAATTTACTGGCAGTTTATAGGAGAGGTGCTGGTGCTGGCTACGTTTGGCCTGTTGCTGGGCGTTTTCTTTGCGGTGCAGTTTCCGCTGCTGCAGGTTTTTCAGGTAGAATCGGAAGTATACTTCACAGCCTTGCTGTGTGCTGTTGGCATCATCTACCTGCTCACAGCCCTGTGCGCCTTCTATCCCAGCCGACAAGCCGCAGCCATACTTCCCGCCACGGCTTTGCATGAGGAGTAG
- a CDS encoding ABC transporter permease: MLKNYIKVAWKVLLRRRFFTFISLFGISFTLMVLVVASSLFDHTFGPQMPERDTDRLLFVNQMREFSEEGYSSSGPPSYYFLDRHVRTLKSPEEVSINSVFYQVNSYVNNRKLAIDIKYTDREFWDILEFNFLQGRAFSRQEVESASRVAVINENTRKQYFGTGEAIGQYIEVDQVKYKVVGVVENVPVLRVQSYADVWVPITLKSQDFNKPGLRGSYFATIKAKNSGDVPKIKAEYAAMMQELERQHSKDRSQLYSFPDTFLESIARTFLNNGKEPGVGLLYVLLGGLAFLFMLLPTINLVNINISRIMERSSEIGVRKAFGATSSTIIGQFLIENIFLTLLGGLLGFALSAAVLWLINDSGIIIYANLGLNLRVFAMGLVLCLVFGLISGVLPAYRMSRLHAVEALKGGSK, from the coding sequence ATGCTGAAGAACTATATAAAAGTTGCCTGGAAGGTGCTCCTGCGGCGCAGGTTCTTTACCTTCATCAGCCTCTTCGGCATCAGCTTTACCCTAATGGTGCTGGTGGTGGCTTCTTCGCTCTTCGATCATACTTTCGGGCCGCAGATGCCGGAACGGGACACGGACCGGCTCCTGTTTGTGAACCAGATGCGTGAATTCTCTGAGGAGGGCTACAGTAGCAGCGGACCGCCCAGCTACTATTTCCTGGACCGCCACGTGCGCACTTTGAAATCACCTGAGGAAGTCTCCATCAACTCTGTTTTTTACCAGGTGAACAGCTACGTGAACAACCGAAAACTGGCAATCGACATCAAGTATACGGACCGCGAGTTCTGGGACATTCTGGAATTTAACTTCCTGCAGGGACGTGCCTTCAGCCGCCAGGAAGTAGAAAGTGCCAGCCGGGTAGCGGTAATCAACGAAAATACCCGCAAACAGTATTTCGGCACAGGCGAAGCGATTGGACAGTACATAGAGGTAGACCAGGTGAAGTACAAAGTGGTGGGCGTGGTGGAGAACGTGCCGGTGCTGCGCGTGCAGTCCTATGCCGATGTATGGGTGCCAATCACGCTCAAAAGCCAGGACTTTAACAAGCCGGGGCTGCGTGGCTCCTATTTTGCCACCATCAAGGCCAAAAATTCCGGAGACGTGCCTAAAATAAAAGCAGAGTATGCCGCCATGATGCAGGAACTGGAGCGACAGCATAGCAAGGATAGATCTCAACTCTATTCCTTCCCTGACACGTTTCTGGAAAGCATCGCCCGCACTTTTTTAAACAACGGAAAAGAGCCAGGCGTGGGCCTGCTCTATGTTCTCCTCGGCGGATTGGCGTTCCTGTTCATGCTGCTGCCTACTATTAACCTGGTGAACATTAACATCAGCCGCATCATGGAGCGATCCTCCGAAATTGGTGTACGTAAGGCCTTCGGCGCTACCTCCTCCACCATCATCGGGCAGTTCCTGATCGAGAACATTTTCCTGACGCTCCTTGGCGGGCTGCTGGGTTTTGCACTGTCGGCAGCGGTGCTTTGGCTCATCAACGACAGCGGCATTATAATATATGCCAACCTGGGGCTGAACCTGCGTGTGTTTGCCATGGGTTTGGTGCTCTGTCTTGTCTTTGGATTGATTTCAGGGGTACTCCCTGCCTATAGAATGTCACGTTTACATGCCGTAGAGGCGCTGAAAGGAGGCTCGAAATGA
- a CDS encoding ABC transporter ATP-binding protein — MITLSNIEKVYQTKSIETVALQNVNLTVPKGEFLSIMGPSGCGKSTLLNIMGLLDVPSSGLVEIDGKPIHSYKDAELANIRNEKIGFVFQSYHLVNDLSVLDNVELPLLYRKGSSASDRTKKARVALEKVGLSARTKHYPGQLSGGQRQRVAIARALIGAPQIILADEPTGNLDSVMGEEIMQILLELNRLEGTTIVMVTHDENMAQKTERLVRFSDGQQVSDAKVFANLQQV; from the coding sequence ATGATCACGCTATCAAACATCGAGAAGGTCTACCAAACCAAGTCCATTGAGACGGTGGCCCTGCAGAACGTGAACCTGACGGTTCCGAAAGGCGAATTTCTTTCCATCATGGGTCCATCGGGCTGCGGCAAGTCCACGCTGCTCAACATCATGGGCCTGCTGGATGTGCCCAGCAGCGGCCTCGTGGAAATTGACGGCAAGCCGATCCACAGCTATAAGGACGCCGAGTTGGCAAATATTCGCAATGAGAAGATCGGGTTTGTTTTCCAGAGCTACCACTTGGTAAATGACCTGAGCGTGCTTGATAATGTTGAGCTGCCCCTCCTCTACCGCAAAGGCAGCTCAGCCTCAGACCGCACCAAAAAAGCCAGGGTTGCTCTGGAGAAAGTAGGCCTGAGCGCCCGCACAAAGCACTACCCTGGCCAATTGTCGGGAGGGCAACGCCAGCGGGTTGCCATTGCACGAGCCTTGATCGGGGCGCCCCAGATTATACTTGCCGACGAGCCTACCGGAAACCTGGACTCGGTGATGGGTGAAGAGATTATGCAGATTTTATTGGAACTGAACAGGTTGGAAGGAACCACCATTGTGATGGTGACGCACGATGAAAACATGGCTCAGAAAACCGAGCGCCTGGTGCGTTTCTCAGACGGGCAGCAAGTATCCGACGCCAAAGTGTTTGCCAACCTGCAACAAGTATAG
- a CDS encoding TolC family protein, translating to MKHLFAHTLLFLCFVLPCGPSMAQPATRQLSLKEVIALAQEQSTEALQVETSRETSYWQWRSVRSEYRPQLSLSGTLPDFSRTINPVIQPDGTIEFRPVTINSSDIGLTLSQVISPTGGRVFVTSLMQRFDDFERKMTRYNSNPAIIGFEQPLFAYNALRWTRKIEPLRYEESQKQYVEDLEQVAVTATRLYFDLLLAQINQRIAAQNRTSNDTLYQVAQEKYNLGRLSKNDLLQLRLAVLNADLALAQASLDEQTAALALSNYVGLAQSNSISLVAPTNLPEGVVLAEVALAEAKKNRKESINFRRRLLEAESLTAKARGDNGFNASIFATFGLTDQGQYLSDIYSHPENQQRARLGFSMPLLDWGRQRSITKVATLNQQLVAYTISQEETNFEQAVITQVNQYNTLRERIKSTAEADAIATERYEIAKNTFLIGRISITELNIALAEKDQATRAYIASLSAFWEAFYQLRQLTLYDFERQEVLQAKEQEKL from the coding sequence ATGAAACACCTTTTTGCGCATACTTTGCTATTTTTGTGCTTCGTGCTGCCCTGCGGCCCAAGTATGGCACAGCCTGCTACCCGGCAACTAAGCCTGAAGGAGGTGATTGCTTTGGCGCAGGAGCAGTCTACGGAGGCGCTGCAGGTGGAGACCAGCCGGGAAACGAGCTACTGGCAGTGGCGCAGTGTGCGTTCGGAGTACCGCCCCCAACTCAGCCTTTCTGGCACGCTCCCTGATTTCAGCCGCACAATTAATCCTGTAATTCAGCCAGACGGCACCATCGAATTCCGGCCGGTAACTATCAACAGCTCAGACATTGGCCTTACCTTGAGCCAGGTGATCAGCCCGACCGGCGGCAGGGTGTTTGTTACTTCGCTCATGCAGCGTTTTGATGACTTTGAACGCAAGATGACGCGCTACAACAGCAACCCCGCCATCATCGGATTTGAGCAGCCGCTGTTTGCCTACAACGCCCTCCGCTGGACGCGGAAAATTGAGCCGCTGCGTTACGAAGAGTCGCAGAAGCAGTACGTGGAGGACCTGGAGCAGGTAGCCGTAACCGCCACTCGTTTATACTTCGATTTGCTGCTGGCCCAGATCAACCAGCGCATCGCCGCCCAAAACAGAACCAGCAACGATACGCTGTACCAGGTGGCTCAGGAGAAGTACAACTTGGGCCGCTTATCAAAAAACGACCTGCTGCAGTTGCGCCTGGCGGTGCTGAACGCCGATCTTGCCCTGGCACAAGCCTCTTTGGACGAGCAAACCGCCGCACTGGCACTAAGCAATTACGTGGGATTGGCGCAAAGCAACAGCATCAGCCTGGTAGCACCCACCAATTTACCAGAGGGAGTGGTGCTGGCGGAGGTAGCCCTGGCAGAGGCGAAAAAGAACCGCAAGGAAAGTATAAATTTCCGGCGCAGGTTGCTGGAGGCCGAAAGCCTGACTGCCAAAGCCCGTGGCGACAACGGTTTTAACGCCAGCATATTTGCCACCTTCGGCTTAACGGACCAGGGCCAGTACCTGTCAGACATTTACAGTCACCCGGAGAACCAGCAGCGCGCGCGCCTGGGCTTCAGCATGCCGCTCCTCGACTGGGGCCGCCAGCGCTCCATCACCAAAGTAGCCACCCTGAACCAGCAGCTGGTGGCTTATACCATCAGCCAGGAAGAAACAAATTTTGAGCAGGCTGTGATCACCCAGGTGAACCAGTACAACACGCTCCGGGAACGCATCAAAAGCACAGCCGAGGCTGATGCCATTGCCACAGAACGCTATGAAATAGCTAAGAACACCTTCCTGATCGGCCGCATCAGCATTACAGAACTTAACATTGCCCTTGCCGAGAAAGACCAGGCCACACGCGCCTACATTGCCTCGCTAAGCGCTTTTTGGGAGGCCTTTTACCAGCTTCGCCAACTGACGCTTTATGACTTTGAGCGCCAGGAAGTGCTGCAGGCAAAAGAACAGGAGAAGCTATGA